The nucleotide sequence GCCCTGCAGTTTTGACACCACATCAAAGAACCACAAAACCTTTTCTGAAATCCAAAATAAGGTGTGATAGCAGCTTTTCATGCTTCATCCTGACACCAAGATTGTGGTTTCATGGTCTGAGTAGCTTCAAACAAAACTACCATTAGTCATTGTTCTGTTGGGTTTGAATTCTTTTCAAGTGTGTGCAGAAATAATCAGCATAGGTTACAAGCAATAAGGCTTTCACAGTATATTAATCCCTTTCTCAGATTGATAATGAACTCTGACAGCCCTTTAAATCTCAAATCACTTGTGAGAAAGAAAAGTATTTACTTTTAATGAAGTGCCAAAAAATTACTCAGGTGGCAGAATGGGACATGAGCTTTAAATACTTCATGTCTTGCTATGGGGAGAAGCTGGGGACCCCTCTGCATGTGCCTATGCAAGCCACACCTCCACAATTTACACTGCTTGATGCAGAAGTGCTTTGTAGTGACACACTCTGGTCTGTATCTGCTTATTGTTGACATGGTAGGAATAAGGAAAAGGAGGGCATCTTTTAGGTAAATGTGGAATTATGGGAACCACACAAGGAAATTCTTGGAACCTTTCTGGCTGCCATGGAAATACAGGGTGAAATGCTGAATTGCCAATTACAAATAGCAATGGCAAAGCCATCACGGTATTCAAAATGGGGACATGAAGAAGCAGGATTCTGTCTGGCAAATGAATGGAAAGTAATGTTCACTGAATaaaaggagcagaaaaaaaaagaggacgcTGAAAAGATGATAATACAAATCAAAGGGCTTTGTCAACAGAGAGTAGTAGTAGAAAAGGAAACTGCTGACAATTTAGCTTCAATTTGAGACTATGGATGAGagttaaatatttaagaaatttAGCATCCAGCTTCTCCTACTTAGACCACCAAAGAAATCATCAGGTTTTCAGAAGGATATGTCTCCTACTGAGACACTTCAATTAAAAAGCTGCTTCATTTCCAAAAGCATTCTGCAGCTCATAGCACCCACTGCAAGAGAAGATGCACTAAGTGTATCTTTGAGTAAGATCCAAAATAAACAAGATTGTGTCTGAAAATCCAAAGGAGTGACAAGGCTTACTAAGATATAGGACATATTAAGCTCCTTTTAGATATTTCTAAATGCAAAGGCTTTTGAAGACAGTGTATGAGTAAAGCAGTTCTTGAGGAGGAGGCCAAATACAGACTCCAGATCTGGATCAGAGATATTAAATTGAGGAATTTAAAGCAGGACCATTAAAGTTCTACCTGGTGCAGCTAAGAAACATGTAATAATCTCATACAGAAGACATGACCTCTACGTCATAACATTTCTTCACCAACAGGGCTGACAGCCATCTTTGTGTGGTGTCACTACGGTTGCTGAcagcctgctctgctgctcctaCAGATGCTTTGACCCTTTTCCCAAGCAGAGAAGTGATACACTCAGCAAGAAAGCGGAAAAGGTTGGTAAGAGGAAAGTTAATGTGATGACATAATCCATTAATAAGTCAAACACTTCTCTGCTCTCTCCTTCCCAAGAGTTTTCCATGGCCCAGGTCACCACTGGAACAGCTGAGTATGGTGGGACTATTCCTGTGTGCACATTTTTGCCAGACTCCATCCAAAACTCACTTTCCTGTAGTACCACAAGGCATGTTTTCACGTGTTAGAAAAATACACCTAACTCTTTATGTAAGCAAGTCTAGTGTCCTCTTGAACATAAGTGTCAGTAACACACTCTTACATTTAGTAAAGCCCCTGAGCTGAATATCAGGTTGGAATACTGAGCAGAAATACACACGGTTGTGctgctcttttgtttgtttttccagaaaatCACAGGATATCTGACGCTTTTGTCACATTTCATCAACTGATTTGTATTAGTGACCTTTGTAAAACTCTGGCTATACTTTATGTAAAGCTTATGGAAGTCCCCTAGGATTAATTACCTCGCTCGAAGTCCAATTTATTTAGCAATTAGGAAAAAACAGACAGTACCTGATGAGTTTGCTGTTTCGAAATGAAAGGCCAGAGTCCTCAGGTCTGTTCCAAATCTAAATGCTAGCTTTAGAAATTCATTATTTGAAAGCTTCTCAACACATACTTTACATTGCAATGTTTTTTACATCATTTAGCGTCCAAATAACTTCCCTGTTCAAACTGTGAACATACTAATGAAAAGAAACCAAGCAACCAGGAATGTAAATTGTTTATATGATAAGTTTTCAGAATTAACGTTTCTTTCTCAGTCTGAATTTGGCAAACCGGTAATTGTGATGCTGTGTAAAATATTGTGACATCACTGAGGAACCAGCAAAACCACTACCAAGGAGAAACCTTGTCCTATGCAGAAATCCAACATCAGAATCACATGCTCTATACAACATCATGGGGACTTTGAAATTCAGTGTAATAGAGTGTAATCATATGATAAACGGATGTCACATATGGACTGTGGGGTAGGATCTCTCAGGCTCTGCAATGCCAGGAAGCCTCCCCAGCTCCCAGGAAGAGGAGACCTGTAGGCTGCAAAGCCCCTCAGCTGGGAAATGCAGGGACAATGAAAATCCCAGCTGTGCACAGACAGACAGCTGCCCAGGTCATAACACAGCCTGGCTGCCTCAGAGAGCTGCTCTTTCAGCACATTTACACCAGAAGTCACAAGAGACTACTGTTTTTGATGGGACTTCTCATGCAGCATCTGCAGCTGGGAGTTCCTCCTGCACATACACCATACTTTAGAGTCCTTTCACTACTGATGCAGTCCTTGTTGTAGTGAAGCAGGTTATCAGGACAGTTCTTGAGGCTCTAAACCCTGCTTTTAGCTTTCACTCCGCCCATGTAGCTGTAAGGGCAGCTATCAGACCAGTGGTTTCACTGTCTATTCAACAACTGTTCAACTGCACCAAAGCACTGCCTTGCACAGCACATGCATATCACATCATTTCACAATATTACTAGAATTTCCTGAGGAACATCTTAGCACATATAGTACAATTACTTGGAACACAATGGATGAACAAGTGCTATACAGAAGCTACATACCAAGCATGAACCGCAGGTCTGGAGGGGCTGTAGTTATCAGGGCTCCAATGCCAACTTGCTTTAAGTCAATGGGGAGATAGACTGTTCTGCAGCAGCTGAGGTTTTTGGCCTAAAGGAACATAAATATTTGGATATCGTATTACTTAACTCACTAGATAACTTAATGAGAGACAGCTGAACAAAGTCTTAAAGAGATCATGCACATTCTTAATGTAAAGCTTGCAAGAGCTCTTTTTCTTGTACTTGCTTTCTTTGAGGGATATCTAAGGTTTATGCGGTTCTATTGTACACTGTAAGTTCACTTTGCCTCTCCTTACACATGCTATATTTATGGGTTTTTTGTGACAGAATTCAACCAGTGGATTGTATCTGATTTCCTTATTGTTCATTTGGTTGCACCCTTTCATGATATTAAAAATCCCTTAATGGCTTTCCACCTATTACACTGGCTGTTAAAAATAAAGCCAAGTGAAGTGTATTTGCTGTGAAATTCTTACTGCTGTCTGCTGGCTCCAGACAGTGGAGACTCTCTGGCCTTCCCCAAGTTTTTTGGAAGAAATGTCCCATTGGTGGCCCTTTTACCCCAGACATATTGCACATTACTTTCCTTACCTATCTCCTTCTTCTAGAGGTGAGTGCCCACTAGCTTATGAGAGTCTTGTGAGTGTGCATTTTCGGCCACATATTTTAAGTTTTCCGCAGACCTTCTACACTCTTAATTACCTCTACAGCCTCCTATGGTCCCAACTACACATCTTGGAATATGTCAGCTAATGTGAATAAAACCGGAGGAGCAGAAGAGGACAAGGGATCTGCTACGTGTTTCCTTTCCTTCTGGAGATTCAGAAGCAAGAGAGCTGCTCCCTGGGGATCGAGTGCTTCAGAGCAACAAGGAGGCAGCATTAGCAAAGGACACCAAGTCCTTAAGGATTCACTGCCACTTTTCTGCTCTCAGTAATTCCCTGAGAGGGCAAGAAAAGCTGATTTATGGCTATTCGATGTTTGACCCTCCTTCTGCCGGAGCTGCCACAGCAGCAGATCTATAGACAATAGCCTGGGAGAGATCCACGGAGAAAGGTCCCTGGGAAAGCAgctccccctccttcttccccctcctCTCCACTGGGAGGTTTGTATTTTGCCTCTGTAGCACATCAGGTGTAGGTAACTGCTGCTCAGAACAGACAAAACTCAAAGAGCAAGTGAAGACTGGGGTTTTACAGCTTTCATGCTCAGACCTGGTAACAAAGCTGGTCTGCTGATTCAATGtcttcagtggggaaaaaaaaaaaaaggctgtgctCTATTGTCTCCGTATTGCACTGCCTCTTTAAAATCAGAAATGCATGGACAGCTTCAAGGTGCCTCCCACTGAGAAAAGGCTTTAGATGCATGCACAGAGACAGCAAGCCATCCTCCCCTGAGCTGCAGGGCAAACCTGCTTGGGAGAGAAATGATCATTCAGCGAAGTCCTCCGGCTGCTTTCAGTGATCCTTTCTCTGCTCCAGTGACACGTTTGCGGGGGAGAAACATGGAGGGTATCCCCAGGGTGCCTGAGACCTCCAAGAAGATGAGAGCAACTGCAGGTACAGTTAGCTGATAGTGTTATGTCAGTTTGTGGATGGTTGGgttgtatttctttattttaaagccCACTCTCAGTATTTCGCAGGGAAACCTGCATGAAACAGGTACTGCATCTTGCTTTGACCAACATACAGATTTTGCATCCAAGTATTTAATACTTCTCTCAAAGGAATGTTCACATTTCCAGGCAGCTGTGAGCATGTCTTGTAAGGCAGTCAACTGTTTGAACTGTTATTTATTTTCAGGCTTTGGCTTTCTGTTATTCTGTTGTTCTGCAACTCTCAGTTTGAAAAGCAACTTCTGAAGACAGAAGTTGTACAAGAGAGTTTCTCTCAGAAATTTATTAGATGTTGGTACATCAGAAGCTGAGGGTGGTTCCAGAGAAGGAAGGGAGGCAACAGCTTCACTCTGCAGATTGTCCTTTGTAGCCATGATGGACATTGTTCAATAGCATTTGACACCCTCAAGACCTACTGCCTCAATACGGAATAAGTGGTAATGCCCCTAATTCTCTTCTGGGATGGGGTGGGACTGTCCTGACAGCTGGGAGTCTGGTGTGAGGATTCCCAGATATGGCACGGGGAGATGCAAGAAGACAGTCCTCTCAGCATTTTGATACTGAATAGAGGCAAAATTAGGAAgcagattagatttttttttcccctcagtgtggaaaataaatcaatttttaACATTTGGTATAaccactactgaaaaaaaaatggagcctGCTCCTCCCTCAAAAATTCAAGTCACTTCATCTTGCTTAATGAAGATTTTCCCCTTCACTTCAAGAGTCTGTCTGTGGAAGCACTCTCCCTGAGAATGGCAGTTTTGCCATCACAGCAAAGTCCTACAAGCTGGTTCATGGCTCAAAATCTTGTCTGTACAAACTGGCAGAGCTCCACTGATCTGAGAGAAGCAATAATGGATAATGCTGGCTGAAAATTTGGTCCCCCTACTCAATTAATGACTGCCAAAAGGTAAAGTGCTGGCTTTGCTATTTTCTTGGGTCTTGGCAACTCTTACTTAATTAAGATATGTATTCAGAAGCCAGAACATCGGCTTTTTTTGTTCTCACCTACCACATTGCTCTGAAACATCTAGCATAAAGCAAAAACTTTGTCCAAAAGGCATGTCAGACACTTTTCAGCAAATTGAGGTGTCATCTCATTTTAGTTTCTTTACCTTGCACAGGACTGACAGCACCATGGGCTTGAAGGCTGGCAGGGTTCAAAGTAGATTTTACACTCCTATAACTTCATTTCACTGTgtgctgaaaataaaatttcatcATTGGTAAACAAAACTGCTGGGTGTAACAACCAGTCTATTATGCAACTCGGGACTTCATGATAACAGAAGCATCATTTCACAGGGTATTTCTTCCCACTGTGCACAACAAGCAATATTGCTGTGAAGCAATAAGGTGGGTCTTGCTTTCCCTCAAGCACAGTATTTCTGCTGTAATTTCCTCTCAGGAAATGTTTGCCTCTTTTTTGTTCCCACAGAAGGAGACAAATGAGACTGTTGCTCTATAATCTCATGGGGACAAAGACAAGGTGACTCACTGCTCAGAAGGAAACTTTGGATGAGGTCTCTCACTTGCCACCATtgtgccctcccaccctgggtaATTCTAACACGAAATCAAGGGCCAGCCAAGACCCATGTCAAAAGAAGACACACATGGCCATGGAGCAAGCTGAACATAACCCGAATGCTACCGTCAACCTCAACTTTGCTCCAATCTACAATCTCAATGACAGGGATTTAACCTCCTTGCGaaacttctccttccctttcaattTCAGTTACAGCGATTATGACCTGCCACTGGACAGTGAAGATGACGTGACCAAAACCCGCACTTTCTTTGCAGCCAAGATTGTGATCGGGGTGGCTCTGGTTGGCATCATGCTGGTCTGTGGCATCGGCAACTTCATTTTCATCGCTGCTCTTGCCCGCTACAAGAAGCTGCGAAACCTCACCAACCTGCTGATTGCCAACCTGGCCATCTCGGACTTCATTGTGGCCATCGTGTGCTGCCCCTTCGAGATGGACTACTACGTGGTACGGCAGCTGTCCTGGGAGCACGGCCATGTCCTCTGTGCCTCAGTCAACTACCTACGGACCGTCTCCCTCTATGTTTCTACCAATGCCCTCCTGGCTATAGCTGTTGACAGGTAAGTGGGGTGGTATGAATGCACGACGGCATTGCCAGAGCTCCTGAGGTTGGCTGTTCAGATTTCTAGGTTTTTAATGTGCTCAGCTGTTCTGCAGGATTTGCTGATGTCCAGGTAGGTACCAGGTATCTTGTTTCATAAAAATTTAATTACATGAGGTCATGACATCACCCCAGAGAAAACTCAGTGGAAATTTCTTGATTGAGCTTTTCTCATGAAAAGAAtgctgatttattaaaaaaaaaaattctcataaaGATATGCTTGATTCAAGTGTAGGAGGGGATTTATGGAAtaagggaaagaggagaaacaaaTCAGAAACACCCAGAGATGAGGGTGTTTAACAACACTATATAATTCTGATCCAAACCATACGTCTCTAAGGAACCGTCACTACTGACCtactatgctggtttgactgaaagcaagttaacattcttcatgcagttagaaacttttatttttcatagctagcacagtcattgcttggatttagtttgagaataagatggtaacaccccaggacagaaataatgtttttcttcaaataactTTACAGTgtctttgagttggaacaaagagaacgTAAGAGCTTACTCttatcttagttgttgtctgggagccaaggtttttctgagctctctgcccgCAGGTGTGGGTAGAAGAAGGGGAGCATGGATGGGACAGaatcttgactgacatccagaccgaTCAGTAACAATACTCCATGTCTTTAGTGTCACGCTTCATGTTTAAGGAAAGCCAGGTTTTCCGGCTAGGGAAACCCATTCCAGTTCTGCTCCATTTCAGTGcagttctgtttgggagttttcttttagttcagccttttgccatgcTGCCAttctgcagaggcctctgggcctttctgcctttttccctcttcccccagaACTGGCTGTTCGTGACCAGAGTGCTGCTTCCTGGAGCTGCTtgctcagtgtggacagagttaATGAGGAATTACATTGGTTATCTTTTACcttatattctattttccattttatacatAGTAGTAGTTGTGGTGGTATAAtagtataatttttttattttattaaactgtgttcatCTTAGTCCACgagtttcttccttctcttttgattctctccagTTTTGGGGAGTGGCATGGCAGTGAGCAAGTGCCTACTGTAGTTTCAATTACTAGCTGGGATTAAACTGCAACACCTACACAGCTTTTCTGAGTCTAACCTTTTCTATAAACAGTGACGTAAATACTCTTCGGCAAGAGAAATAATTGACTGGTGATACAGAATTTGACAGGTGAGTTTCCAACAGGGTTATTGCCTTACAGGAtatttctttctccctctagagtattttttcccactttttgttttgctgtgaaaGTGAGTAAAAGACAAGACTTCTGTTTCACCTGCAAAACAGAGTTCTTATTTTCTGTCATGCCACACTGAGAAAACCCAACAATCATTACATTAACCACTCAATAGTACTGAGGTCTTAGCTGGATGCTCAGTGACTGTGGCCAGCACTCTCTGCTCTATTAATACCCTTTTCTCACGCTCTCCTCTTTTTACATGCCTCTGAGGATGGCACAGTGGCAAGACAGGAAAGACCCACAGGTCATCATTTATGGCACCCATATTTATGGCATTGTCCAGAAAATTATAAAATGCTACACCAACCCAGTTTAGCAGTGATTTTCCTACAGCCTTCATAATGGGGTAAGCAGAGCATAATAATATCCACCTGCTACACTACCTGCTTTATGCTGCAGTCCTGAGATATTTCTATGCCTGCCTCTCACTCCAGGAATTTTAACAATCTAATTTAATTGTATTCTTTCTTCTGACTCCTGTTCTCTTAGCCTCATGCACTGCAGACTCTGACAGAGCCAGGCACTGAGGATCAGCTTCATGCTGACATAAGTCTGATATGACTGACTCACAGAAAGCCCACAGAGTAAACTCTTTACAGAAGGGCCATCACAACAATTATCTTTTGTGTACAAACGCAATATACATCTCTGTATACCTTCTGCATATACACACTGTGTGATTCCCACgcccctcttcccttttttcccccaatttcTCTCATGTGCCACTTTATGCTCTAGTCTAATGTTGCATAGTTTTCAGTACCTGTTCCAAAAGACAGCTCAGGAGCAGTTAACCCTGCTGATAGTTGTATAGATACAGCTTGTTTGCGGCTGATTCAGCTGTCACTGACGTCAACAGAAGTCTGTGAAATGACACTGGGGAAGTTCAGAGATGTTTGCCTGTTGTGTGAGAAAGGAAAATCAGCTCCTATGAAACAAATTCGTAACAAGCGTCTAACAAAATAACCTTGGAACAGCGGCTGAGGACTCAGGGTTAAGCTTCTAAACACCATCATGTATGCATTACAATTTTCTATTGTTTATACTTTTTAACTTCTAAAAAAATTTTTATTGGAAAGCTCTGCTAGTGCATCCCATGTTGATGAAGTAACATGGGTCACTGAGCCCTTATGCCTGCTAAGAAATCTGAAGATTTCTAGCCTATCTCCCCACCCATCTTTAAAAACAATCCTGGAAATGATTAATCACTGAAGTTTGTTTTAAGAACACACTGTTTTGGTtatactgccttttttttgtgAGCTTTTGACTTGGTAAACAAAGAGAAACTGCATTAATTTAACTATCAACCATTCCATGTTGGTTATGTCATGTGGATCATTGACTTCAGTTTCTAAAAAGAATGGGCTCCTAACAAAGTCTAAATCATTTAAAAGGGCTCACTTGTGTACAGAGGGTGAGCCTGTCCCACAGGATTTCCTGCAGGTGTGGCCCTCTTTCATCTTGCTGGATGTCTGTTCACATGAAACATAAGAATCTCACATATTTAAGGCCACATCTACACCAGAAAACAATGCAATGTGAAAGGAGACGATATGAAGAGCAAGAGTACATGCTAAGGGCTCAATGTCCATGCTGTAAATATTTGGGGGGGTTAGCTTTGGCTGGGTCCCCTGGACCAACACCATGGGTGCCTGGTGTGTTCTAAGTACATTTTTAGAGAACACCTTCCAGGCCCGTTTCATCTGAACCCAATTCATGTGCTCCAGGACTACTCCATAGTAACAACCCCAATGTGATAAGCAATGACAATCAGGAAATCTATCTACAAAAGCTCCCTTCTGactctcttgtagagatttaccCTATCCATCCAAATGTTCTGATGAGCACATATGCATAGTTATGAATGCATACACGTACATTATCCCACAACATTGTTTCCACAGGCCACaatctaaaaatattaatttatcagCTCCACAATGAGGCAGAGTAATTCTGCTGTCCCGTGACATCTAGCCTGCACTATTAAGAGCAATGAACAATTCATCTGCTTCCAAGATCTGGCTGATGAAAAGTGCTGCTgactttccattttatttttgaattaaTATACCCTGTGCATGCTATTTATGTATAGAatataaacacacagaaaagcc is from Patagioenas fasciata isolate bPatFas1 chromosome 3, bPatFas1.hap1, whole genome shotgun sequence and encodes:
- the PROKR1 gene encoding prokineticin receptor 1 isoform X2; protein product: MAMEQAEHNPNATVNLNFAPIYNLNDRDLTSLRNFSFPFNFSYSDYDLPLDSEDDVTKTRTFFAAKIVIGVALVGIMLVCGIGNFIFIAALARYKKLRNLTNLLIANLAISDFIVAIVCCPFEMDYYVVRQLSWEHGHVLCASVNYLRTVSLYVSTNALLAIAVDSDVNTLRQEK